In Mercenaria mercenaria strain notata chromosome 14, MADL_Memer_1, whole genome shotgun sequence, the following are encoded in one genomic region:
- the LOC123527903 gene encoding uncharacterized protein LOC123527903 translates to MAALLQTGQDPSNLEKHGPALTNFNEPENQIESIDAIIAFHCKTGLSFNQEFFNRKRYYGWPRQSDLEKMKGQGCLLVPTGHSRCDRKHRILQWRISFSFQERQIMLNLSDVQYKCYILLKLVKKSHISPVVGLTSYHCKTALFYTIENTASDIWSEGNLLNCFILCLKRLKKWSRNRFFPNYFLPELNLFTGKIDNQGMLRLARILSSIMGSPIEYLQKIATDSFGKLVHLYAEKATDDGKIEEEVETNVAKKLHKLLVDITTSVFHIRSIVLQKISYRCTDLDEIIQRHLKWLHTLISLHEKNAVGEYQLDRLNWVLPHVSRFLHTSLASHLAIKAVETKEILNGKEKETVETEQKGMDTDEVMTIEADNVAMKIEEIGVETEKIVTETEERDVKRQKSVTKEEIKIDVEPEKTLICWLTLNASYHFWMGLDSDAMSSKMKLATVLLYTGHLDIEKFKSNYCPTVNTQSLCDCTASVRGNLIRENDYAPFVNMFKLSPLETLKMSSSEYIEKYVSACTIFLPTESKITFYPLQFEMHRAFGSCITVFDDYNQIKFKMSNSEFDNCAALDSKIYGILLTVLLSENNEERERNIRLLQMSSKLDSLAHRETTLNLSGWFASAGNINEKSLHWYKQSWVYNILQQDFKLPAMAVNDKNAAKWHLALLLFRAWAHTATAKKQC, encoded by the coding sequence ATGGCTGCCCTTCTTCAAACGGGACAGGATCCGTCAAATCTTGAAAAACATGGACCTGCTTTGACTAACTTCAACGAACCAGAAAATCAAATTGAATCAATAGATGCTATAATAGCATTTCATTGCAAGACCGGTTTATCTTTTAACCAGGAATTTTTCAACCGTAAAAGGTACTACGGGTGGCCGAGACAGTCGGACTTGGAAAAAATGAAAGGTCAAGGATGTCTACTGGTCCCTACTGGCCATAGCCGCTGCGACAGAAAACATCGCATTCTACAGTGGAGAATTTCATTCTCTTTCCAGGAACGACAAATCATGCTAAACCTCAGTGATGTACAGTACAAGTGCTATATCCTATTAAAACTAGTGAAAAAGTCTCACATCTCACCAGTCGTAGGTTTGACATCTTATCACTGTAAAACAGCTTTGTTTTACACGATTGAAAACACGGCTAGTGATATTTGGAGCGAAGGAAATTTGCTAAATTGTTTCATTCTGTGCTTAAAGAGACTGAAGAAGTGGTCGAGGAACCGTTTCTTTCCGAATTACTTTCTCCCAGAACTGAATTTATTCACTGGGAAAATAGATAACCAGGGAATGCTTCGGTTGGCGCGAATTCTGTCAAGCATTATGGGTAGCCCAATTGAGTACCTGCAGAAAATAGCAACTGACAGTTTTGGAAAGTTAGTTCACCTGTATGCAGAAAAAGCTACAGATGATGGGAAGATCGAAGAAGAAGTGGAGACAAATGTGGCAAAAAAATTGCACAAACTACTTGTAGATATAACAACCTCTGTATTTCATATCAGAAGCATCGTTCTGCAAAAGATATCATACAGATGCACAGATTTGGATGAGATTATCCAAAGACATTTAAAGTGGTTACACACCCTCATATCGcttcatgaaaaaaatgcagtTGGAGAGTATCAACTCGATCGTCTGAATTGGGTTCTTCCGCATGTCAGCAGATTTTTGCATACAAGTCTGGCAAGTCATTTGGCAATAAAAGCTGTGGAGACAAAAGAAATTCTTAACGGGAAAGAGAAAGAAACTGTGGAGACTGAACAAAAAGGTATGGATACAGATGAGGTAATGACTATAGAGGCAGACAATGTAGCTATGAAAATAGAAGAAATAGGTGTGGAGACAGAGAAAATCGTAACGGAGACAGAAGAAAGAGATGTAAAGAGACAGAAATCAGTCACGAAGGAGGAAATAAAAATAGATGTGGAGCCAGAGAAAACGTTGATATGTTGGCTGACGCTTAATGCCTCATACCACTTCTGGATGGGACTGGACTCGGATGCAATGTCCAGTAAAATGAAACTCGCAACTGTTTTGTTATATACCGGACATCTTGATAtagaaaaatttaaatcaaactaTTGTCCAACTGTGAATACACAATCACTGTGCGACTGCACGGCAAGCGTTAGAGGAAACCTGATCAGAGAAAATGATTATGCTCCTTTCGTAAATATGTTCAAGTTGTCTCCACTGGAAACTCTTAAAATGAGTTCATCGGAGTACATCGAGAAATATGTATCCGCTTGTACTATTTTCTTACCCACCGAGTCCAAAATAACATTCTATCCGCTACAGTTTGAAATGCATCGAGCTTTTGGTTCATGTATAACCGTTTTTGACGACTacaatcaaatcaaatttaaaatgagCAACAGTGAATTCGACAATTGCGCGGCTTTGGATTCGAAAATTTACGGAATCTTACTGACAGTGCTCCTCTCGGAAAATAATGAAGAGAGGGAACGAAACATTCGGTTGTTACAAATGTCTAGCAAATTGGACTCGTTAGCTCACAGAGAAACCACATTGAACCTTTCAGGATGGTTTGCAAGTGCGGGGAACATAAACGAGAAGTCGTTACATTGGTATAAACAATCTTGGGTTTATAATATCTTACAGCAAGATTTTAAGTTACCAGCGATGGCGGTAAACGATAAAAATGCTGCAAAATGGCACCTGGCTCTGCTTCTCTTTCGGGCGTGGGCTCATACGGCAACAGCAAAAAAACAGTGTTGA